The window TATAAATTGGCTAAATTACAAAGGGTATGATGGTAAAATAATTTTAGAAAATTTAAAAAATGAGGTGTTAGAAAATGAATAAAATATTACTAGGAATAGTTTTAGTTGGAAGCACAGCATTAGCAGTAAATGAAGTTCAAACAGTAGGAGTAGCAGCAAGTTATACAAATACTATGTACAGAGCAGAAAATCAATTTATACCAATACCCTTAATAAATCTTAATTATGGAAGATTCTTTATAAAAGGATTAAAATCAGGATTTAAAATTCATGAAGAGTCTGAATTTAATTTTTCAATTATTGTAGATCCTTTAGCAGGATATTTTGATGGTTGGTATATTAAAGGATCGGATATGAAAGAGGGCTATAAAAATATTGATGATAGAGATTATCAATTCATGTATGGATTAGAAGCTAATTATAACTTTACAGATGATATTTTTGGAACATTAAGTTATATGTGGGGTAGTGATGGAAGCAAG of the Fusobacterium necrogenes genome contains:
- a CDS encoding MipA/OmpV family protein; this translates as MNKILLGIVLVGSTALAVNEVQTVGVAASYTNTMYRAENQFIPIPLINLNYGRFFIKGLKSGFKIHEESEFNFSIIVDPLAGYFDGWYIKGSDMKEGYKNIDDRDYQFMYGLEANYNFTDDIFGTLSYMWGSDGSKGELAITHVKYLTNRLVFMPNFSLKYYDNKFVDYYVGVTKEETLKNSKIDKEYNTNDSFIAGITMTFEYAATEQTTISVFGGYDYFDDKIADSPIVNKNGQFYGGIGLRYSF